The genome window GACGCCTCAGGATAACGCTGCTGCAACTCATTCATTAAATACTGCGCCGAATGCGGGTTGTGTGCCACATCCAATAGTATGGTGGGCTTTTGAGAGAGTTGCTGCATCCGTCCTGGCAATTGGGCCTTTTTAAGACCGTTAGCGATATTGACATCCGAGATCGCTAACTCAGAGACACCAAGCGCCATCAAAGCTGTAGCCGCATTGGGCAGGGGCAGACATGGCAAAGGCAAATCAGTTAAATCAAAGCTTCCACTCCACCAGCGCCATGAGTGAGCACCAGTACGCTCATAATCAAATTGAATACCGACCTGATGGAATTGCGCCGCAATATCATCCGCATGAGCCGCTACGGTAGCTGGCGCTTTCGGCTGACCACAAATAGCCGGTTTACCACGACGAAATATCCCTGCTTTTTCAAAGCCGATGACATTGATGTCATCGCCTAACCAATCGACATGGTCTACGGCTAAGCTGGTGATGATGGACACATCATGATCAACCACATTCGTTGCGTCCAAACGACCACCTAAGCCGACTTCTAACAACACCACGTCGACCTGTTCTGTTTGAAAAAGTCGTAAGGCGGCTAACGTACCAAACTCAAAAAAGCTCAGCGAAATATCGCTACGTTGCTGTTCAATGAAAGAGAAAGCCTCGGTATGCTTTGTATCATCCAGCACTTGGCCATTGATACGGACACGTTCGTTGTATTGAATTAAGTGGGGAGAAGAGTATACGCCAACGCGGTAGCCAGCATCGAGTAAAATCGCTTCCATCAAGGCACACGTCGAGCCTTTGCCGTTGGTACCGGCCACGGTGATAACCGTTGGTGCGGGCTTGGTAAGCGCTGCGCGAATGGCAACTTGTGAGACTCGCTCCAAACCTAAATCGATGGAGGAGGAATGAATATGAGTTAAATAATCAAGCCACTCGCTCATTGGCGTAGTGGCTTGAGGTGTCAGGTTCTGTTTCATCTAACGTATAACCAATTAATTGAGTGGTTTAGTTAGCGTCTACTTTACCCTTTTTTATCCGCTTCTGGTACTGAATATGACTCTTGATCGTCGTTAACTTCTTCAACTTGAGTCGATTCATGGTTTGTCATCTTCGCCAATAAGCCAGACAAGCGCTTACGCATATCACGACGGTCAACGATCATATCGATCGCACCATGTTCAAGTAAGAACTCACTACGTTGGAAGCCTTCTGGTAAGTCTTCACGTACTGTCTGCTCAATAACACGACGTCCAGCAAAGCCGATCAGCGCCTTCGGTTCACCAATATTGATATCCCCTAGCATGGCTAAACTGGCTGATACACCGCCCATGGTCGGATCCGTCAGTACCGAAATAAATGGCAGACCTTTTTTCGATAAACGCTCAAGCGCGGCACTGGTTTTGGCCATTTGCATCAAAGACATCAACGCTTCTTGCATGCGTGCACCGCCGCTTGCAGAATAACACACCAAACCGCAGTTATTTTCCATCGCAGCATTAACGGCTTTGACAAAACGCGCCCCGACGACTGAGCCCATGGAACCGCCCATAAAAGCAAATTCAAACGCACACGCCACAACAGGCACGTTCATGACTTCACCTTTCATCACGATCAGCGCGTCTTTCTCACCGCTTTTCTTTTGTGCTGCACTCAGGCGATCTTTATAACGCTTCGAGTCTTTGAACTTAAGTTTATCTTGAGGTTCAAGTTCAGCACCAATTTCTACGCCGCTGTCAGGGTCAAGGAAAGTTTCTAAAC of Vibrio zhugei contains these proteins:
- the accD gene encoding acetyl-CoA carboxylase, carboxyltransferase subunit beta; translated protein: MSWLEKILDKTHIVTARKANIPEGVWTKCSSCDQVLYYAELERNLEVCPKCDHHMRMSARRRLETFLDPDSGVEIGAELEPQDKLKFKDSKRYKDRLSAAQKKSGEKDALIVMKGEVMNVPVVACAFEFAFMGGSMGSVVGARFVKAVNAAMENNCGLVCYSASGGARMQEALMSLMQMAKTSAALERLSKKGLPFISVLTDPTMGGVSASLAMLGDINIGEPKALIGFAGRRVIEQTVREDLPEGFQRSEFLLEHGAIDMIVDRRDMRKRLSGLLAKMTNHESTQVEEVNDDQESYSVPEADKKG
- the folC gene encoding bifunctional tetrahydrofolate synthase/dihydrofolate synthase, translating into MKQNLTPQATTPMSEWLDYLTHIHSSSIDLGLERVSQVAIRAALTKPAPTVITVAGTNGKGSTCALMEAILLDAGYRVGVYSSPHLIQYNERVRINGQVLDDTKHTEAFSFIEQQRSDISLSFFEFGTLAALRLFQTEQVDVVLLEVGLGGRLDATNVVDHDVSIITSLAVDHVDWLGDDINVIGFEKAGIFRRGKPAICGQPKAPATVAAHADDIAAQFHQVGIQFDYERTGAHSWRWWSGSFDLTDLPLPCLPLPNAATALMALGVSELAISDVNIANGLKKAQLPGRMQQLSQKPTILLDVAHNPHSAQYLMNELQQRYPEASFHIVIGMLHDKDIAATVATLAPKVAAWYPASLTGPRAATADELCAAIRPYTTQTLTEFASPVMAFEAALTQVSEQDVIVVVGSFHTVGEVLSHWQNRGA